A portion of the Natrinema salaciae genome contains these proteins:
- a CDS encoding DHH family phosphoesterase has translation MYDELIESGDLPLSRKSVLPGTGFFLPDALEEDLEDQQTEAALEGADVAVIADPDADGLACVALVREAYDDVRNVPTPDDAEAGDGDGTPAPAADATDDADEQNVVVATGDDEPLEEPEPTPHNVALVPASPHDVEDALARVAEYGDEGIDLFVCDLAPDRYEYVETELAAALETADRVAWYDHHQWGDDVAQAVRDAGVDLVVGDSDEECSADVVYRSLEYEFGPMYEELAAVTRDHDLWLREDPRSDDLADYAYWTDPAEYVEVVREYGVDLPEWVTDYIAERRVEKEALIDQAVGRAELREIGGYTVGITYGRCSQNEVAEAMREQGADASVIVKPAGSASIRGTDAFERCHEVAGKVNGGGHPKAAGCKPDIYDDMLDYANHWTTRGAVTKRVILDAFRDVVAEADEDADGDADASDD, from the coding sequence ATGTACGACGAACTCATCGAGAGCGGCGACCTGCCGCTCTCCCGGAAATCCGTCCTGCCCGGAACCGGCTTCTTCCTGCCCGACGCGCTCGAGGAGGACCTCGAGGATCAACAGACCGAAGCCGCACTCGAGGGGGCCGACGTCGCGGTCATCGCGGACCCGGACGCCGACGGACTGGCCTGCGTCGCGCTCGTTCGGGAGGCCTACGACGACGTGCGGAACGTCCCGACACCCGACGATGCCGAGGCGGGAGACGGCGACGGCACGCCCGCACCGGCGGCGGACGCGACGGACGACGCCGACGAGCAGAACGTCGTCGTCGCGACCGGCGACGACGAGCCGCTCGAGGAACCCGAGCCGACACCCCACAATGTCGCGCTCGTCCCGGCGAGCCCCCACGACGTGGAGGACGCGCTGGCTCGCGTCGCCGAGTACGGCGACGAGGGGATCGACCTCTTCGTCTGCGACCTCGCGCCGGACAGGTACGAGTACGTCGAGACGGAACTGGCGGCAGCGCTCGAGACCGCCGACCGCGTCGCGTGGTACGATCACCACCAGTGGGGCGACGACGTCGCGCAGGCGGTCCGCGACGCCGGCGTCGACCTCGTCGTCGGCGACTCCGACGAGGAGTGCAGCGCCGACGTCGTCTACCGTTCGCTCGAGTACGAGTTCGGCCCGATGTACGAGGAGCTGGCGGCGGTCACCCGGGACCACGACCTCTGGCTGCGCGAGGACCCGCGAAGCGACGACCTCGCGGACTACGCCTACTGGACCGATCCCGCGGAGTACGTCGAGGTCGTCCGGGAGTACGGCGTCGACCTGCCCGAGTGGGTCACGGACTACATCGCGGAGCGTCGCGTCGAGAAGGAGGCGCTGATAGACCAGGCGGTCGGGCGGGCGGAGCTTCGAGAGATCGGCGGCTACACGGTCGGGATCACCTACGGCCGCTGTTCACAGAACGAAGTCGCGGAGGCGATGCGCGAACAGGGAGCCGACGCCTCGGTGATCGTCAAACCCGCCGGATCGGCCTCCATTCGCGGCACGGACGCGTTCGAACGGTGCCACGAGGTCGCGGGGAAGGTCAACGGCGGCGGCCACCCCAAGGCCGCGGGCTGTAAACCCGACATCTACGACGACATGCTCGACTACGCGAACCACTGGACGACTCGCGGTGCCGTGACGAAGCGGGTTATCCTCGACGCGTTCCGGGACGTCGTCGCGGAAGCGGACGAGGATGCCGACGGCGACGCGGACGCAAGCGACGACTGA
- a CDS encoding DUF5807 family protein → MSDQREEFLAGERLEDVALFLADSYVSDDRLEQFGERVDDGTLIVVDGERGRGAFQAATGTGAMEFAKSAMSNEGSIDDDLTGGHCPDESDAETHDVQFVFAFAEGQNEEVGGIYAEGAVVHAYAQCTCGTAFSDRWNVTE, encoded by the coding sequence ATGAGTGACCAGCGCGAGGAGTTTTTGGCGGGCGAGCGCCTCGAGGACGTGGCGCTGTTTCTGGCCGATTCGTACGTCTCGGACGACCGGCTCGAGCAGTTCGGCGAGCGCGTCGACGACGGCACCCTGATCGTGGTCGACGGCGAGCGCGGTCGGGGCGCCTTTCAGGCGGCGACGGGGACCGGTGCGATGGAGTTCGCCAAGTCCGCGATGAGCAACGAGGGGTCGATCGACGACGACCTCACGGGCGGGCACTGTCCGGACGAATCGGACGCCGAGACCCACGACGTGCAGTTCGTCTTCGCGTTCGCCGAGGGGCAAAACGAGGAGGTCGGGGGAATCTACGCCGAGGGCGCCGTCGTCCACGCCTACGCTCAGTGCACGTGCGGCACGGCGTTCTCGGATCGGTGGAACGTGACCGAGTAA
- a CDS encoding DUF7500 family protein, whose product MTDTSDTDSVLEPDDLALEGDHVRRLDENQYVIRADADELNTRQFPAGDGIDGPSPSAVDTPEAAGALADAPEPHGVDIALKTDGEIARHRATSHDVREVFVDLLTWYAGQLDDDLSPSEALRVMLAASDLDV is encoded by the coding sequence ATGACAGATACCAGTGACACCGATTCAGTCCTCGAGCCGGACGACCTCGCGCTCGAGGGCGACCACGTACGGCGACTCGACGAGAATCAGTACGTCATCAGGGCGGACGCTGACGAATTGAATACGCGTCAGTTTCCCGCCGGGGACGGGATCGACGGCCCGTCGCCGTCGGCAGTCGATACCCCCGAGGCGGCCGGCGCACTCGCCGACGCCCCCGAACCACACGGGGTCGACATCGCGCTGAAGACCGACGGCGAGATCGCACGCCACCGCGCCACGTCGCACGACGTCCGCGAGGTGTTCGTCGATCTCCTGACCTGGTACGCCGGCCAACTCGACGACGATCTGTCGCCGAGCGAGGCGCTCCGGGTCATGCTGGCTGCGTCCGATCTCGACGTCTAG
- a CDS encoding archaellin/type IV pilin N-terminal domain-containing protein: protein MFEIITDRDERGQVGIGTLIVFIAMVLVAAIAAGVLINTAGLLQSQASNTGSDTQQEVANQISVIDAVGVTTSDGSGNDYIGNLSLTVKKSAGSEEIDLSSATIQYTSDTTATTLTYADATGPTASEFSTALESSTGQKDALINSDERVSIWLDLSAIESNGNGLETGADATIQIVDQSGATSVYGVNVPNTFGDKSYVLV, encoded by the coding sequence ATGTTCGAAATAATTACAGACAGAGACGAGCGCGGTCAGGTCGGTATCGGTACGCTGATCGTGTTCATCGCAATGGTGCTCGTCGCGGCGATCGCGGCAGGCGTACTGATCAACACGGCCGGACTCCTCCAGAGTCAGGCCTCGAATACCGGCTCCGACACGCAGCAGGAAGTCGCGAATCAGATTTCGGTCATCGACGCAGTTGGGGTTACGACGTCGGACGGTTCCGGGAACGACTACATCGGTAATCTCAGCCTGACGGTCAAGAAGTCGGCCGGTTCGGAAGAGATCGACCTCAGCTCGGCAACGATCCAGTACACGAGTGATACGACCGCGACAACGCTGACCTACGCGGATGCTACAGGACCCACCGCTTCCGAATTTTCGACGGCGTTGGAGAGTTCGACCGGACAGAAAGACGCACTCATCAACAGCGATGAGCGCGTCTCCATTTGGCTCGACCTCTCTGCGATCGAGTCGAACGGTAATGGCCTCGAAACCGGAGCCGACGCGACGATTCAGATCGTCGATCAGTCCGGTGCGACGTCCGTCTACGGTGTCAATGTCCCGAACACCTTCGGTGACAAGAGCTACGTCCTCGTCTAA
- a CDS encoding FlaD/FlaE family flagellar protein: MDFGLDSLRTVIEDFLSNSGGRRGRQREEQRQEGADPFEDDASAADAQAEDDETTETDESGPDEGESAASDAGSESSGGLFSRGSSSTDEDDLDDLFYRIEELEEELDDKESTLGTVQDSQQQVADQVEEMNDTVRQLLGVYDMLTDDVNPFTGAGEERNGFGVFGEDDATREESTEGGMGVADGGSTVDAGTETVSFDDLKGVIEDAAAQSERAGRDGGETITFDEDGGDGDASAAADADDTSVEVQATESVDGPEDDESDETADAADGDGGGSDVTLETLADTYATDIIVLEWLTDLVRTAGPAATLRAISYYAEIGWIDKEVRDHLEATLSGPDLDIHVDPGATPEELTAEDHADSYTYIMKLQEIHETKRDVEPNAESGP; the protein is encoded by the coding sequence ATGGATTTCGGACTCGACTCCCTGCGGACCGTTATCGAAGACTTCCTCAGCAACAGCGGTGGCCGACGGGGTCGCCAGCGCGAGGAACAGCGTCAGGAGGGGGCGGACCCGTTCGAGGACGACGCGAGCGCAGCCGACGCGCAGGCGGAGGACGACGAGACGACTGAGACGGACGAGAGCGGACCAGACGAGGGAGAGAGCGCCGCGTCAGACGCCGGTTCGGAGAGCAGCGGCGGACTGTTCAGCCGCGGCTCGTCGTCGACCGACGAGGACGACCTCGACGACCTCTTCTACCGGATCGAGGAACTCGAGGAGGAGCTCGACGACAAGGAGTCGACGCTGGGCACGGTCCAGGACTCCCAGCAGCAGGTGGCGGATCAGGTCGAGGAGATGAACGACACGGTTCGCCAGCTGCTCGGCGTCTACGATATGTTGACCGACGACGTGAACCCGTTCACGGGTGCCGGCGAGGAGCGAAACGGGTTCGGCGTCTTCGGCGAAGACGACGCGACGAGGGAGGAATCGACCGAGGGCGGGATGGGCGTCGCGGACGGCGGCTCGACGGTCGACGCCGGCACGGAGACGGTTTCGTTCGACGACCTGAAGGGCGTCATCGAGGACGCGGCGGCCCAGTCCGAACGGGCCGGCCGTGACGGCGGCGAGACGATCACGTTCGACGAAGACGGGGGCGACGGCGACGCAAGCGCCGCCGCCGACGCCGACGACACCAGCGTCGAAGTGCAGGCCACCGAGAGCGTCGACGGCCCCGAAGACGACGAGTCGGACGAGACGGCCGACGCTGCCGACGGGGACGGGGGCGGCTCCGACGTCACCCTCGAGACGCTCGCGGACACGTACGCGACGGACATCATCGTCCTCGAGTGGCTGACCGACCTGGTCCGGACGGCGGGACCGGCCGCGACGCTGCGGGCGATCTCGTACTACGCCGAGATCGGCTGGATCGACAAGGAGGTCAGAGACCACCTCGAGGCGACCCTCAGCGGCCCGGATCTGGACATTCACGTCGATCCGGGGGCGACGCCGGAGGAGCTGACCGCCGAGGATCACGCCGATAGCTACACGTACATCATGAAGCTCCAGGAGATCCACGAGACGAAGCGGGACGTCGAACCGAACGCGGAGTCGGGGCCGTAG
- a CDS encoding flagellin, translated as MGFSTSGATVIIFVGVLIAAGIAYPVFQTASENRSAAIDDRDDRALAMRNTAIDVAAWRYNESGNENFTMDVTNTGSTVLSIPETDLLIDGVYRQSYETSVGGSPVRELWQPGETLTVTISTDRPNRVKIVTEHGIAETITGV; from the coding sequence GTGGGATTCAGTACCAGTGGCGCGACGGTGATCATCTTCGTGGGCGTCCTGATCGCTGCGGGGATCGCCTACCCGGTGTTCCAGACGGCCTCCGAGAATCGGTCGGCGGCGATCGACGACCGCGACGATCGAGCGCTCGCGATGCGCAACACCGCGATCGACGTCGCAGCGTGGCGCTACAACGAGAGCGGAAACGAGAATTTCACCATGGACGTGACCAATACCGGCTCGACGGTGCTCTCGATCCCCGAAACTGATCTTCTGATCGACGGGGTCTACCGACAATCGTACGAAACGAGCGTCGGCGGGAGTCCCGTCAGAGAGCTGTGGCAGCCCGGTGAGACGCTCACAGTGACGATCTCGACGGATCGACCGAACAGGGTGAAGATCGTGACCGAACACGGGATCGCCGAAACCATCACGGGGGTGTGA
- a CDS encoding flagellar protein G, with product MAGDSVSTLILFIAAMLVAAGVAGTLVTNVNELSNSVDTYSGDVTDKIDTDIEIISDPGSEAVYNASGAETITLLVKNTGRKTLATDGTGLDVLVDGTYVSSSDMSITVRDGGGPWRGGAVAELEIDRSLTTGDEHRIQVTVNGAKETFEFYVP from the coding sequence ATGGCAGGAGACTCCGTGTCGACGCTGATCCTGTTCATCGCCGCGATGCTGGTCGCCGCCGGCGTCGCCGGCACGCTGGTGACGAACGTCAACGAACTCAGTAACTCGGTCGACACCTACAGCGGCGACGTGACGGACAAGATCGACACCGACATCGAGATCATCAGCGATCCGGGGAGCGAGGCGGTGTACAACGCGAGCGGTGCGGAGACCATCACGTTACTCGTCAAAAACACCGGCCGGAAGACCCTCGCGACCGACGGTACCGGACTGGACGTGCTGGTCGACGGCACGTACGTCTCGAGCAGCGACATGTCGATCACGGTCCGGGACGGCGGCGGTCCCTGGCGAGGCGGGGCGGTCGCCGAGCTCGAGATCGACCGGTCGCTCACGACGGGCGACGAACACCGGATTCAAGTGACGGTCAACGGTGCGAAAGAGACGTTCGAATTCTACGTTCCATGA
- a CDS encoding ATPase domain-containing protein, with protein MTEYHSIGLTGRDRVNNAIGGGIPAGSIVLVEGQDGAGKSAISQRFSYGLATEGAFVTYISTELKSWEFVEQMNSLSYDVVDLLLDEQLLFLHANVDTHDEGRERQLLARLASAETLWKADVVFVDTLSALLRNDPNYEAVITEGDEDHVIQRLVTFLRQVTMQDKSVVLTVDPTSVRDDALRPLRNVADIYFQIETNTVGQEIRRKILVRRFQNMKSPVDDSIGFSVQQGRGVSIVSRTVA; from the coding sequence ATGACTGAGTACCACTCCATCGGACTGACGGGGCGGGATCGCGTGAACAACGCCATCGGTGGCGGCATTCCGGCGGGGAGCATCGTTCTCGTCGAGGGGCAAGACGGGGCGGGCAAGAGCGCCATCTCACAGCGATTCTCGTACGGGTTAGCGACCGAGGGCGCCTTCGTGACGTACATCTCGACGGAGCTGAAGTCCTGGGAGTTCGTCGAGCAGATGAACTCGCTGTCCTACGACGTGGTCGACCTCCTGTTGGACGAGCAGTTGCTGTTCCTGCACGCGAACGTCGACACGCACGACGAGGGACGGGAGCGCCAGTTGTTGGCGCGACTCGCGAGTGCGGAAACGCTCTGGAAGGCCGACGTCGTCTTCGTCGACACGCTCTCGGCGCTCCTGCGGAACGACCCGAACTACGAGGCGGTCATCACGGAGGGCGACGAGGACCACGTCATCCAGCGGCTCGTCACGTTCCTGCGACAGGTGACCATGCAGGACAAGTCGGTCGTCCTGACGGTCGATCCCACGAGCGTCCGCGACGACGCGTTGCGGCCGCTGCGGAACGTGGCCGACATCTACTTCCAGATCGAGACGAACACGGTCGGCCAGGAGATCAGGCGGAAGATCCTGGTCCGACGATTCCAGAACATGAAAAGTCCGGTCGACGACTCCATCGGCTTCAGCGTCCAGCAGGGGCGCGGGGTCTCGATCGTCAGCAGGACGGTGGCATAG
- a CDS encoding type II/IV secretion system ATPase subunit — MSDFGTARLENELDALADEHPHLREHLEWFFEEYGEYPKLIDEPSGEWESDRPNVIYEAEAPIFCHVHGDLGIDTTYYCVEPTLEDEDKALYNRIRQRILDKSVTRPAPADDEEFEDHLDDLLDEVVEITSGITGQSIGRLKSLGTSKIALSRDQFTRLRYQLQRDIVGLGPLEPVMVDTANEDIHVIGPTQCYLDHGTYGMISATVDFGTPEEFEQWLRNMGERMNHPISDSDPVIDATLPDGSRINIIYSDDVSVQGPSLTIRQGEEIPLSVFQITKWGTLSPELAAYLWLCLENEQTVFVVGETASGKTTTLNAALSFIPRDAKIYTAEDTSEVIPPHNTWQQLLTREGSGDESADVDMFDLVAAALRSRPDYIVVGEVRGAEGQMAFQAAQTGHPVMLTFHASDIVSMIQRFTGAPINVPETFMDNCDVALFQNRVKQGDDVLRRVTSVQEIEGYSDYEGGVVTRQAFKWDPRDDEVTFTGRNNSYVLEEQIATLLGYQDTREIYDELDRRSEIIRQLIDADVLGYHEVNKAIADFQRDGLEGLPIRISGIDQFA, encoded by the coding sequence ATGTCCGATTTCGGAACCGCACGACTCGAGAACGAACTGGACGCGCTGGCCGACGAGCATCCGCACCTGCGGGAACACCTCGAGTGGTTCTTCGAGGAGTACGGCGAGTATCCGAAGCTCATCGACGAGCCGTCCGGCGAGTGGGAGTCCGATCGGCCGAACGTCATCTACGAGGCGGAGGCACCGATCTTCTGTCACGTCCACGGCGATCTGGGGATCGACACGACGTACTACTGCGTCGAGCCCACGCTCGAGGACGAGGACAAGGCGCTCTACAATCGGATCCGACAGCGAATCCTCGACAAGAGCGTCACCCGGCCGGCACCGGCCGACGACGAGGAGTTCGAGGATCACCTGGACGACCTCTTGGACGAGGTCGTCGAGATCACGTCGGGGATCACGGGGCAGTCGATCGGGCGGCTCAAATCGCTCGGGACCAGCAAGATCGCGCTGTCGCGTGATCAGTTCACCCGATTGCGGTACCAGCTCCAGCGCGACATCGTCGGACTCGGGCCGCTGGAACCGGTGATGGTCGACACGGCCAACGAGGACATCCACGTGATCGGACCCACGCAGTGCTACCTGGATCACGGCACGTACGGGATGATCTCGGCGACCGTCGACTTCGGCACGCCCGAGGAGTTCGAGCAGTGGCTGCGGAACATGGGCGAGCGGATGAACCACCCGATCAGCGACTCCGACCCGGTCATCGACGCGACCCTGCCCGACGGCTCCCGTATCAACATCATCTACTCCGACGACGTCTCCGTCCAGGGGCCGTCGCTGACCATCCGGCAGGGCGAGGAGATCCCGCTCTCGGTCTTCCAGATCACGAAATGGGGGACTCTGAGCCCGGAGCTGGCCGCCTACCTCTGGCTCTGCCTCGAGAACGAACAGACCGTCTTCGTCGTCGGCGAGACGGCGTCGGGCAAAACGACGACGCTGAACGCGGCGCTGTCGTTCATCCCGCGGGACGCGAAGATATACACGGCGGAGGACACTTCGGAGGTTATCCCACCGCACAACACGTGGCAGCAACTACTCACCCGCGAGGGCTCGGGCGACGAGTCGGCCGACGTGGACATGTTCGACCTCGTCGCGGCCGCGCTCCGATCGCGCCCGGACTACATCGTCGTCGGTGAGGTCCGCGGGGCGGAGGGGCAGATGGCGTTCCAGGCGGCCCAGACCGGTCACCCGGTTATGCTGACCTTCCACGCCAGCGACATCGTCTCGATGATCCAGCGCTTCACCGGGGCCCCGATCAACGTCCCCGAGACGTTCATGGACAACTGCGACGTCGCCCTCTTCCAGAACCGCGTCAAACAGGGCGACGACGTCCTCCGACGCGTCACCTCCGTCCAGGAGATCGAGGGCTACTCCGACTACGAGGGCGGCGTCGTCACCCGGCAGGCGTTCAAGTGGGACCCCCGCGACGACGAGGTCACCTTCACCGGCCGCAACAACTCCTACGTCCTCGAGGAACAGATCGCGACGCTGCTCGGCTACCAGGACACGCGAGAGATCTACGACGAGCTCGATCGTCGGTCGGAGATCATCCGTCAGCTCATCGACGCCGACGTGCTGGGCTACCACGAGGTCAACAAGGCGATCGCCGACTTCCAGCGCGACGGGCTCGAGGGGCTTCCCATCCGGATCAGCGGTATCGATCAGTTCGCCTGA
- the flaJ gene encoding archaellar assembly protein FlaJ — MSTDTQSAPDMNARSLLESLNVAYANMEMSASRYLLLVIAPAFVFFVGSGVAVVVLGLSLVIGLPVVLLGLLAMVVAVIYPKLAQDRKRKQVRQRFHLFLTHITVLSMTNINRVEIFRTLAEEDEYDALAEEMGHLVAMVDTWNQSLDDACRLRAKQTTSPLLTDFLERLAYTVGGGQQISEFLMDEQDTIIQQFVTRYEADLAKLDVMKELYMSMMLSVAFILVFAIVLPILIGTSPTLLIGGTIVMFSIVQVAFVYAIHVISPYDPIWYIEETEGTGPLTRIPRALAIGIGCSVVLTIVMVLAALGFVPPVADRVPLPIMAAIPVTPLLLPGWRMRQEEQKVKVRDGEFPSFIRALGAVESVKQTSTGSVLESLRRKDFGALTANVDALYKRLNMRIDDIRSWRLFAAETGSYLIQKFGDMYVIGRQMGGDPQVLGQVISENQNEVLKVREKRQQATMTLIGVLYGITAAAVFSFFVGLEVVEIMMNITSEMNLEEQSEVAGSLLSTEQYDIRTIELLLILTIIINAALSAVMIRITDRGHMLSALVHFVFMTWLGAVIAVVTQYVVNVVISV, encoded by the coding sequence ATGTCGACCGACACCCAGTCCGCGCCGGATATGAACGCTCGGTCGCTGCTCGAGTCGCTCAACGTGGCGTACGCGAACATGGAGATGTCCGCGTCGCGGTATCTCCTGCTCGTCATCGCGCCTGCGTTCGTGTTCTTCGTCGGATCGGGGGTCGCGGTCGTCGTCCTCGGGCTCTCCCTGGTGATCGGACTCCCAGTCGTACTCCTGGGGCTGTTGGCGATGGTCGTCGCGGTCATCTACCCCAAGCTGGCACAGGACCGGAAGCGAAAGCAGGTCCGCCAGCGCTTTCACCTCTTTCTGACCCACATCACCGTCCTCTCGATGACGAACATCAACCGCGTGGAGATCTTTCGAACCCTCGCGGAGGAAGACGAGTACGACGCCTTGGCCGAAGAGATGGGGCATCTCGTCGCGATGGTCGACACGTGGAACCAGAGCCTCGACGACGCCTGCCGACTGCGCGCCAAACAGACGACCAGTCCGCTCCTGACGGACTTTCTGGAGCGACTGGCGTACACGGTCGGCGGCGGGCAGCAGATCAGCGAGTTCCTGATGGACGAACAGGACACGATCATCCAGCAGTTCGTCACCCGGTACGAGGCGGATCTGGCGAAACTCGACGTGATGAAGGAGCTGTACATGTCGATGATGCTGTCCGTGGCGTTCATTCTCGTGTTCGCGATCGTCCTCCCGATCCTGATCGGAACGAGTCCGACGCTGCTCATCGGCGGGACCATCGTCATGTTCTCGATCGTGCAGGTGGCGTTCGTCTACGCGATCCACGTCATCTCGCCGTACGACCCCATCTGGTACATCGAGGAGACCGAAGGGACCGGCCCGCTGACCCGGATTCCGCGGGCGCTCGCGATCGGCATCGGCTGCAGCGTCGTCCTCACGATCGTCATGGTACTGGCCGCCCTCGGGTTCGTTCCGCCGGTCGCCGATCGGGTCCCGCTCCCGATCATGGCCGCGATCCCCGTGACACCGCTGCTCCTCCCGGGCTGGCGGATGCGGCAGGAAGAACAGAAAGTGAAGGTCCGCGACGGGGAGTTCCCCAGCTTCATTCGCGCGCTCGGTGCCGTCGAGAGCGTCAAACAGACGTCCACGGGGAGCGTCCTCGAGAGCCTGCGCCGCAAGGACTTCGGGGCGCTGACGGCGAACGTCGACGCGCTCTACAAGCGGCTCAATATGCGGATCGACGATATTCGATCCTGGCGACTGTTCGCCGCCGAAACCGGGTCCTATCTCATCCAGAAGTTCGGCGATATGTACGTCATCGGTCGCCAGATGGGCGGCGATCCACAGGTGCTCGGGCAGGTCATCAGCGAGAACCAGAACGAGGTGCTCAAGGTTCGAGAGAAGCGCCAACAGGCGACGATGACGCTGATCGGCGTCCTCTACGGGATCACCGCCGCCGCCGTCTTCTCGTTTTTCGTCGGCCTCGAGGTCGTCGAGATCATGATGAACATCACGAGCGAGATGAACCTCGAAGAGCAAAGCGAGGTGGCCGGCAGCCTGCTCAGCACCGAGCAGTACGACATCCGGACGATCGAGTTACTGTTGATCCTGACGATCATCATCAACGCCGCGCTCTCCGCGGTCATGATCCGGATCACCGACCGCGGACACATGCTCAGTGCGCTGGTACATTTCGTCTTCATGACCTGGCTCGGCGCGGTGATCGCCGTCGTCACGCAGTACGTGGTCAACGTGGTCATTAGCGTGTGA